A genomic stretch from Halichoerus grypus chromosome 5, mHalGry1.hap1.1, whole genome shotgun sequence includes:
- the GLMN gene encoding glomulin isoform X3 yields MAVEELQSIIMRCQILEEQDFKEEDFGLFQLAGQRCIDEGHIEQLLEIIQNEKNKVIIKNMGWNLVGPVVRCLLWNKDDGKRKYYFLMLDLLVKLCNPKELLLGLLELIEEPSGKQISQIILLLLQPLQTEEQIQTDDYGLCQCCNALIEFTKPFVEEVINDKENSLEDENEKLKDELLKFCFKSLKCPLLTAQFFEQSKEAGNDPLRCFASEIIGFLSAIGHPFPKMIFNHGRKKRTWDYLEFEEEEDKQLADSMASLAYLVFVQGISIDQLPMVLSPSYLLQFNMGHIEVFLQRTEESVFSKGVDLLENGLLRIEDNGLLHQYLEIKSFLTVPQGLVKVMTLCPIETLRKKSLAMLQLYINKLDSQGKYTLFRCLLNTSNHSGVEAFIIQNIKNQIDVSLKRTHNNKWFTGPQLISLLDLVLFLPEGAETDLLQNSDRIMASLNLLRYLVIKDNEKDNQTGLWTELGKIENNFLKPLHTGLNMSKAHYEAEIKNSQENSQEVQKSKDLCSVTVGGEEIPNMPPEMQLKVLHSALFTFDLIESVLARVEELIEIKTKSTPEENIGIK; encoded by the exons ATGGCTGTGGAAGAGCTTCAATCCATAATAATGAGATGT CAAATCCTAGAAGAACAAGACTTTAAAGAAGAAGATTTTGGTCTATTTCAGTTAGCAGGCCAAAGATGCATAGATGAAGGGCATATAGAGCAGCTAttagaaattattcaaaatgaaaagaataag GTCATTATCAAGAATATGGGCTGGAATCTTGTTGGTCCTGTTGTTCGATGTCTTTTGTGGAATAAGGAcgatgggaaaagaaaatattattttctgatgCTTGATTTATTGGTAAAG ttGTGTAATCCAAAGGAATTATTGTTGGGTTTGCTTGAACTGATTGAAGAGCCCTCTGGAAAACAGATATCCCAAATTATTCTTCTTTTACTTCAGCCATTACAAACAG aagaacaaatacaaaCAGATGACTATGGCCTTTGTCAGTGTTGCAACGCCTTAATAGAGTTCACTAAGCCTTTTGTGGAAGAAGTCATTAATGACAAAGAAAACTCACtggaagatgaaaatgaaaagttaaaggATGAATTACTGAAATT TTGTTTCAAAAGCTTGAAATGCCCTTTGCTGACAGCACAATTCTTTGAGCAGTCCAAAGAAGCTGGAAATGATCCTTTAAGATGTTTTGCATCTGAAATAATA GGCTTTTTATCAGCAATTGGACATCCTTTtcccaaaatgatttttaatcatggaaggaaaaagaggacTTGGGACTATCTTGAATTTGAGGAAGAAGAAGACAAACAGTTAGCAGACTCTATGGCTTCTCTGGCCTATCTGGTATTTGTACAGGGCATCAGTATTGATCAGCTTCCAATGGTCTTAAG CCCATCGTACCTTTTGCAATTTAATATGGGGCATATTGAAGTCTTTTTGCAAAG AACAGAAGAGTCTGTTTTCTCCAAAGGAGTG GATCTGTTGGAGAATGGTTTATTGAGAATAGAAGACAACGGTCTACTTCACCAGTACTTAGAAATCAAGAGCTTTCTTACTGTACCTCAG ggCTTAGTCAAAGTAATGACACTTTGCCCCATTGAGACATTG aggaaaaagagTTTAGCTATGCTTCAACTGTATATTAACAAGTTGGATTCACAAGGCAAATATACGTTATTTAG GTGCTTATTGAATACAAGTAATCATTCAGGTGTGGAGGCTTTCATTATTCAGAATATCAAAAATCAAATTGATGTGTCATTAAAG agAACACATAACAACAAATGGTTTACAGGCCCACAGCTGATCTCACTTCTAGATTTGGTACTCTTTCTCCCAGAGGGTGCTGAAACAGATTTACTCCAAAACTCAGATAG gATAATGGCttcattaaatttattgagatatttggTTATCAAAGATAATGAGAAAGACAATCAA ACTGGATTATGGACAGAACTTGGAAAGATTGAGAATAATTTCTTAAAGCCACTCCATACAGGACTTAATATGTCAAAAGCACATTAtgaagcagaaattaaaaatagccaagaaaataGCCAAG AAGTCCAGAAGTCTAAAGATCTTTGTTCTGTAACTGTAGGTGGAGAAGAGATCCCTAATATGCCTCCTGAAATGCAGCTTAAG GTCCTACATTCAGCTCTTTTCACATTTGATTTGATTGAAAGTGTTCTGGCTCGAGTAGAAGAActcattgaaataaaaacaaagtctacCCCTGAAGAAAATATTGGGATAAAGTGA
- the GLMN gene encoding glomulin isoform X1 — MAVEELQSIIMRCQILEEQDFKEEDFGLFQLAGQRCIDEGHIEQLLEIIQNEKNKVIIKNMGWNLVGPVVRCLLWNKDDGKRKYYFLMLDLLVKLCNPKELLLGLLELIEEPSGKQISQIILLLLQPLQTVIQKLHNNKAYSVGLALSTLWSQLSLLPVPYSEEQIQTDDYGLCQCCNALIEFTKPFVEEVINDKENSLEDENEKLKDELLKFCFKSLKCPLLTAQFFEQSKEAGNDPLRCFASEIIGFLSAIGHPFPKMIFNHGRKKRTWDYLEFEEEEDKQLADSMASLAYLVFVQGISIDQLPMVLSPSYLLQFNMGHIEVFLQRTEESVFSKGVDLLENGLLRIEDNGLLHQYLEIKSFLTVPQGLVKVMTLCPIETLRKKSLAMLQLYINKLDSQGKYTLFRCLLNTSNHSGVEAFIIQNIKNQIDVSLKRTHNNKWFTGPQLISLLDLVLFLPEGAETDLLQNSDRIMASLNLLRYLVIKDNEKDNQTGLWTELGKIENNFLKPLHTGLNMSKAHYEAEIKNSQENSQEVQKSKDLCSVTVGGEEIPNMPPEMQLKVLHSALFTFDLIESVLARVEELIEIKTKSTPEENIGIK, encoded by the exons ATGGCTGTGGAAGAGCTTCAATCCATAATAATGAGATGT CAAATCCTAGAAGAACAAGACTTTAAAGAAGAAGATTTTGGTCTATTTCAGTTAGCAGGCCAAAGATGCATAGATGAAGGGCATATAGAGCAGCTAttagaaattattcaaaatgaaaagaataag GTCATTATCAAGAATATGGGCTGGAATCTTGTTGGTCCTGTTGTTCGATGTCTTTTGTGGAATAAGGAcgatgggaaaagaaaatattattttctgatgCTTGATTTATTGGTAAAG ttGTGTAATCCAAAGGAATTATTGTTGGGTTTGCTTGAACTGATTGAAGAGCCCTCTGGAAAACAGATATCCCAAATTATTCTTCTTTTACTTCAGCCATTACAAACAG TGATTCAGAAACTTCATAACAACAAGGCATATTCGGTGGGATTAGCATTGTCCACTCTTTGGAGTCAGCTATCTCTCCTTCCTGTTCCATACtcagaagaacaaatacaaaCAGATGACTATGGCCTTTGTCAGTGTTGCAACGCCTTAATAGAGTTCACTAAGCCTTTTGTGGAAGAAGTCATTAATGACAAAGAAAACTCACtggaagatgaaaatgaaaagttaaaggATGAATTACTGAAATT TTGTTTCAAAAGCTTGAAATGCCCTTTGCTGACAGCACAATTCTTTGAGCAGTCCAAAGAAGCTGGAAATGATCCTTTAAGATGTTTTGCATCTGAAATAATA GGCTTTTTATCAGCAATTGGACATCCTTTtcccaaaatgatttttaatcatggaaggaaaaagaggacTTGGGACTATCTTGAATTTGAGGAAGAAGAAGACAAACAGTTAGCAGACTCTATGGCTTCTCTGGCCTATCTGGTATTTGTACAGGGCATCAGTATTGATCAGCTTCCAATGGTCTTAAG CCCATCGTACCTTTTGCAATTTAATATGGGGCATATTGAAGTCTTTTTGCAAAG AACAGAAGAGTCTGTTTTCTCCAAAGGAGTG GATCTGTTGGAGAATGGTTTATTGAGAATAGAAGACAACGGTCTACTTCACCAGTACTTAGAAATCAAGAGCTTTCTTACTGTACCTCAG ggCTTAGTCAAAGTAATGACACTTTGCCCCATTGAGACATTG aggaaaaagagTTTAGCTATGCTTCAACTGTATATTAACAAGTTGGATTCACAAGGCAAATATACGTTATTTAG GTGCTTATTGAATACAAGTAATCATTCAGGTGTGGAGGCTTTCATTATTCAGAATATCAAAAATCAAATTGATGTGTCATTAAAG agAACACATAACAACAAATGGTTTACAGGCCCACAGCTGATCTCACTTCTAGATTTGGTACTCTTTCTCCCAGAGGGTGCTGAAACAGATTTACTCCAAAACTCAGATAG gATAATGGCttcattaaatttattgagatatttggTTATCAAAGATAATGAGAAAGACAATCAA ACTGGATTATGGACAGAACTTGGAAAGATTGAGAATAATTTCTTAAAGCCACTCCATACAGGACTTAATATGTCAAAAGCACATTAtgaagcagaaattaaaaatagccaagaaaataGCCAAG AAGTCCAGAAGTCTAAAGATCTTTGTTCTGTAACTGTAGGTGGAGAAGAGATCCCTAATATGCCTCCTGAAATGCAGCTTAAG GTCCTACATTCAGCTCTTTTCACATTTGATTTGATTGAAAGTGTTCTGGCTCGAGTAGAAGAActcattgaaataaaaacaaagtctacCCCTGAAGAAAATATTGGGATAAAGTGA
- the GLMN gene encoding glomulin isoform X2 has product MAVEELQSIIMRCQILEEQDFKEEDFGLFQLAGQRCIDEGHIEQLLEIIQNEKNKVIIKNMGWNLVGPVVRCLLWNKDDGKRKYYFLMLDLLVKLCNPKELLLGLLELIEEPSGKQISQIILLLLQPLQTVIQKLHNNKAYSVGLALSTLWSQLSLLPVPYSEEQIQTDDYGLCQCCNALIEFTKPFVEEVINDKENSLEDENEKLKDELLKFCFKSLKCPLLTAQFFEQSKEAGNDPLRCFASEIIGFLSAIGHPFPKMIFNHGRKKRTWDYLEFEEEEDKQLADSMASLAYLVFVQGISIDQLPMVLRTEESVFSKGVDLLENGLLRIEDNGLLHQYLEIKSFLTVPQGLVKVMTLCPIETLRKKSLAMLQLYINKLDSQGKYTLFRCLLNTSNHSGVEAFIIQNIKNQIDVSLKRTHNNKWFTGPQLISLLDLVLFLPEGAETDLLQNSDRIMASLNLLRYLVIKDNEKDNQTGLWTELGKIENNFLKPLHTGLNMSKAHYEAEIKNSQENSQEVQKSKDLCSVTVGGEEIPNMPPEMQLKVLHSALFTFDLIESVLARVEELIEIKTKSTPEENIGIK; this is encoded by the exons ATGGCTGTGGAAGAGCTTCAATCCATAATAATGAGATGT CAAATCCTAGAAGAACAAGACTTTAAAGAAGAAGATTTTGGTCTATTTCAGTTAGCAGGCCAAAGATGCATAGATGAAGGGCATATAGAGCAGCTAttagaaattattcaaaatgaaaagaataag GTCATTATCAAGAATATGGGCTGGAATCTTGTTGGTCCTGTTGTTCGATGTCTTTTGTGGAATAAGGAcgatgggaaaagaaaatattattttctgatgCTTGATTTATTGGTAAAG ttGTGTAATCCAAAGGAATTATTGTTGGGTTTGCTTGAACTGATTGAAGAGCCCTCTGGAAAACAGATATCCCAAATTATTCTTCTTTTACTTCAGCCATTACAAACAG TGATTCAGAAACTTCATAACAACAAGGCATATTCGGTGGGATTAGCATTGTCCACTCTTTGGAGTCAGCTATCTCTCCTTCCTGTTCCATACtcagaagaacaaatacaaaCAGATGACTATGGCCTTTGTCAGTGTTGCAACGCCTTAATAGAGTTCACTAAGCCTTTTGTGGAAGAAGTCATTAATGACAAAGAAAACTCACtggaagatgaaaatgaaaagttaaaggATGAATTACTGAAATT TTGTTTCAAAAGCTTGAAATGCCCTTTGCTGACAGCACAATTCTTTGAGCAGTCCAAAGAAGCTGGAAATGATCCTTTAAGATGTTTTGCATCTGAAATAATA GGCTTTTTATCAGCAATTGGACATCCTTTtcccaaaatgatttttaatcatggaaggaaaaagaggacTTGGGACTATCTTGAATTTGAGGAAGAAGAAGACAAACAGTTAGCAGACTCTATGGCTTCTCTGGCCTATCTGGTATTTGTACAGGGCATCAGTATTGATCAGCTTCCAATGGTCTTAAG AACAGAAGAGTCTGTTTTCTCCAAAGGAGTG GATCTGTTGGAGAATGGTTTATTGAGAATAGAAGACAACGGTCTACTTCACCAGTACTTAGAAATCAAGAGCTTTCTTACTGTACCTCAG ggCTTAGTCAAAGTAATGACACTTTGCCCCATTGAGACATTG aggaaaaagagTTTAGCTATGCTTCAACTGTATATTAACAAGTTGGATTCACAAGGCAAATATACGTTATTTAG GTGCTTATTGAATACAAGTAATCATTCAGGTGTGGAGGCTTTCATTATTCAGAATATCAAAAATCAAATTGATGTGTCATTAAAG agAACACATAACAACAAATGGTTTACAGGCCCACAGCTGATCTCACTTCTAGATTTGGTACTCTTTCTCCCAGAGGGTGCTGAAACAGATTTACTCCAAAACTCAGATAG gATAATGGCttcattaaatttattgagatatttggTTATCAAAGATAATGAGAAAGACAATCAA ACTGGATTATGGACAGAACTTGGAAAGATTGAGAATAATTTCTTAAAGCCACTCCATACAGGACTTAATATGTCAAAAGCACATTAtgaagcagaaattaaaaatagccaagaaaataGCCAAG AAGTCCAGAAGTCTAAAGATCTTTGTTCTGTAACTGTAGGTGGAGAAGAGATCCCTAATATGCCTCCTGAAATGCAGCTTAAG GTCCTACATTCAGCTCTTTTCACATTTGATTTGATTGAAAGTGTTCTGGCTCGAGTAGAAGAActcattgaaataaaaacaaagtctacCCCTGAAGAAAATATTGGGATAAAGTGA